The sequence CATAGACTCATCCTCTATAAAAATATGTAGGTTATAGTGCCCATGAAACTTGCTAGGAGGAAGTATGAGAGGCTTCTCCAAGATGGTTCTATTAGAGCGTTTAGTTGGGAGGTCTCAAATGGCTTCTTGTGGACCAAGATGACCAAAGAAAGAACCCCTTTTGAGATTGGGCTTAAAAATTTTATTAGAGAGCTCAACCACTAGAGGGGATTGAAGGAATGAAAACAAAAGTAAAATCTTCCAATAACAAAGCCACTTTTCCATCCATATGTTGCCCCCATTCATTGGGGCAAGGAGATTCTTTGGAGAGAGGGTCCACAAGGTTGGACTGCATGGATAGAGACTGTTGGGGATACCATCTCTCTTGATGGGGATATTTTATAAGGTCAATAGGATTCTATTTTAGTATATTACATGATGTTTTGTCTTTGAAATTTGTTCTCATAATTAGATGTATAGATGTATCTTTTTTGTAGATTGTGGCGATTGTAGTTGGTAGTATATACATGACATTCTCTAGGTTTTTATTTTCTTACAACAGCTGATCACATCCTCTTTTTGTAATGTGTTCCtattatatttaatagaaaaaaattaaattaaaaaatatatatttatttaatttagggaaaggctagaagaagataaatgaattaattaaataaatcaatatttatttaattagactaggataattttaggtgtctgcatAAATAATTATAGCCAAAtaactattaaattattaattatttatgagtgatgATTATTggaaaggtgtgactagtgaagccaccctttgTGACTAGTGAGGTCTTCCTTCCTCCTTTATTTAAGGAGAGTCTCGCTCATTTGGGAGTATAGCGAATTTGGAGCTCTATAGTGAGTTATATTACTATGCACATAAGGTATTTATGGGTAATGTGGAAGTAAGGAGAAGTATTGCTAGGTTCAGTCTATCTTTTTATAGACTATATCTATAGCTAAAGAAGACCCTTAAGGATTAATGATGAGTCATTTGATATGAAGGTCATTTAATGATGCATGTGACATGTATTCATGAAATATAGTAGTGTTGTGTATgtatcttatttttatttcttaaaaaattaaatgaattcatATTAATCAAATGTTATGTATAATAGTATCAAAttagtttatatttttttattctaaCATAATTGAAAATCTTATTCTTAATACCAAATTCATTCACTCTAAACTCTTATTATCTTCTATATTTTCTATCTATTATAATatatgaaaattaattaaaaaactataTTCTTGTGGAAATGAACACAAAGGTGGCTCCCCCTGCAAAGTTTTGTTTGAAATCTGTTAATGGATGTTGGGAGCAACCTATGGACTATGAAGGGATTTTGTTTAGATCTAGACGGTGCTTCCAAACAAGACATATGGCTACCTGATGCAGCAAAAGTAATACCCAAAAATAGGCTGCATGGTGGAAGGAGGAAGATCCAGAACTCTGTGGTGGAAAACATCTCTATAGCTTCAGAAAGTAATTCGGGTGAGGTAACTATAGAAAGGCACTTGGAAATAGAGTTAGAAGATTCTTTAGAAGATACTTTAAAAGGGGGGAATTGGGGGGAGGAAAACAGGGCTCATGTTGTTGAAAGCTCAGTAGGACTGAAAGACACTAAGAATGCATCTCCCCCACTCTCAGAAATGGGAGATGGTCACAATGCGAATCTAAGGATGTCATAGGAAATGTAGATTCAGAATCTCTTTTATTCCTGAGGAGGCGCGAGATTTGGAAGAATCCACAATTAAGGGTCATAAGGAAGCTGCAATATTGGAAGAAGGCTAGAAAATTGTGAAAGGGAAGAAATATAAAAGAGATAAGAGATAAGAACCTTTAAATATGCTCCTTATTTATCATACCAAAGATGGTACAAATACAAGAAAAGATGATATCAGTAGAGATTAGGTAGGTATAGCAATGTTAAATGCCTATATTTAAAACTAGACCATTTTTGGGAAGGGCTTTGTTGAATGACAGACTCATGAATTAATGGGTTAGCTGACAAAATGGTCGACCTAACACTATGTAATCTAATGtataaatttattttctaaatgaAATTGGGATTGACCCTATCTAGTagtttaattataaaaaatataataatttaaaaaatttacacttaaacaaaaattttaaaaaaattaaattaaattaaaagaaCCTTAAAAGTCTTAATTGCACTATGCTGTAAAAAATtcctttcttttaaaaaaattggaaGCACGCATTTTCATTTTAATATGCTCATGCTAAGATCACAataattcaaagaaattttcttaatATAGCTCAACGACAAATAGAAATGAATGTCTACAATTGAATTTGTGTTAGTGTGTATATTTGAAGACAAAAGAGGGAAGAATTTCTTTGCCATCCACGGTGGAATCGCAACTATATTTGTCAAAAATATTATTGTCTATGCTTTCAATAATGAATAGGTATGGACCATGAATTTTATTTTCATGTGCTCGCCGCTTAGCTCAACGCTTGTTGACCATTCTATTCAATTATAAAATCAACCACTCTTCATTTTCAAAAACACGTATAACGCGGAACACTTcatcttattatatatatattttattatttgaagACAAAAGAGGCAAGAATTCCTTTGCCTTCCACGGTGGTATCGACCGCGAATATTGATTCCATGTGCCCACCGCTTAGCCGAATGCTTTTTGAACATCCTATCCCATTAAAAACTGAAGCACTTTCCAGTCTTTGTGCGTTGACATCGATGAGGTCAGGAGATTATTAATGGATAGAGGAATCTACCAAAATTTATCTCCTACGACAATGTAAAAGAAGACGCGTAGAGCGGGGAACACGTATTGTCATAATGTTCCGCCATATTAGAGTCACCTCCTGTAATCCAATCTACATGTAACACAATCCCCTAACTCACATTTCTCATCTGCTATGCTCATCCAAGTGTTGGTTGGCCGTTCACATATTGGCACTTAGCTTTGTGGGGCAGAAGTTTTCTGGTTGACCATTTTGGAGTTgtcataaatataaataaatatatacctCATCCCAGTCGACATACCACCGACACGTGACTCAATCAGTTTGAATGGTCACTAAGAAAATGTTTCCTCAAATTTACAGTTCACACACAAGATTAAAATACGACTACAGGTAATGCGTCCCCAAAATACCCATGATCATTTCAAAGGTTTCTATCATTTCTTCTTTCCTCGAAATGACCAGGAAAGCACTGAACCCGCAATACTATCTATTTAATTCTCTCTACCCTTCCTCTTCCGCAAGATCTCATCTTGCGTTACACATACAGCAATCAAATCGTACTCGATCTGctctttcctttctattttgttagCCTTTAAACTAGAACTAATGGCGTCTTCTTCATCATCTCACCAGCGAAATCGGGAATCAAAAGCTTTCTCTGGAATTGGGCCTGCCGGGGAAAGGAGGATGGTTTCTGAATCTTCCAGAGTGTTTGATGTTTTCATCAATCACAGAGGCCCCGATGTCAAACTCACTCTAGCTACTCAGCTTTACAACTCCCTTAAGGACCTACATATAAACTCATTTCTTGATTCCGAAGAGAAGAAGCTTGGAGACTCATTTGGCTCTACTATTGAGACAGCCATCCTTTCTGCAAAGGTACACATAGCCATCTTTTCCCCAAGATATGCAGAGTCACCTTGGTGTTTGGATGAGCTTGTTCTCATGCTACAAATTGATGCCAAAATCATCCCCGTGTTTTATCAAGTGGAGCCATGGGAACTCCGCCGCATAGAAACAGGAGTATACGCTGACGCATTCATGAAATATGAAGAGAAGGGTAGGTACCTGGAGAAGCTAAAGACATGGAAGGAAGCCCTTCGGTCTATTTCATCTATAGCAGGCGAAGAATTTAACAGGTACTATTACTGTAATTTTGATAGCTGTATCTTATATTGCTTTCCTGTCCTTAAAACATGgtttagtttttctttttcttatgGAATCCTCCGTTTATTTTTTAAAGTTGCAGAGACTGCCAATTCCAAGAAATAGTAGAAGCTGTGCAGAAAGAAGTACAGAGGAAAACATGCTTATATGTTGCTGACTATCCAGTAGGGCTTCACAAGCTTGTGGAAGATTTTGAAAGGCGCTTCCATGATGGACTTGTAGAAGATATGGAAAGCAAGTTTGGACTGAAGAATGTGAAAAATAAAGCGAAGATGGTAGGCATTTTCGGCATGGGTGGAGTGGGGAAGACAACTCTTGCCAAAGAGTTGTGTAACCGGAAGAAATCAGATTACATTAAATCAAGCTTCTTGTTTAATGTACGTGAAGCAGATATGACAGGTCAATTACCTTCTTTGCAACTTCAGCTTCTCAAAGATCTCTTCGACCAAAAAGATTTCAGTTTTACAAGTCTAGAAGAAGGAGCAAGCCATCTCAAAGATTGTCTAAGGAGGAGCCCCCTTTTACACTTTTTAATTGTTGTAGATGACATCGATCTTGTAAagcagttggatgatttattggtCATGGACATCTTTAAAAAATCTGGTAATTGTCTGATTATTGTGACAACCCGTGCCCCAGGGGTGCTTATAACTGCAGGGATTACTGATCGTTATTGTTTGGAAGGAATGGATAGAAATAATGGAAGGGAACTTTTCTGTTGGCATGCCTTCGACCAGTCTTATCCATCTATTGGGTACGAGGCACTGGTTGAAGCCTTCGTAACCGTGTGTAAAGGATTACCTCTATCTCTTCAGGTTCTGGGTAGGCACGTTCGTAATAGAAGTAAGAGTTATTGGGACTCAGAACTGATTAAAGCTAGTAAGATGCTCCATCGAGACATAAAGCAGAGACTGAGAATAAGTTTTGATTCATTGGATGATGAAGAAAAACAAGTTTTCATGGATGTTGCCTGCTTTTT is a genomic window of Cryptomeria japonica chromosome 7, Sugi_1.0, whole genome shotgun sequence containing:
- the LOC131856364 gene encoding disease resistance protein Roq1-like; amino-acid sequence: MASSSSSHQRNRESKAFSGIGPAGERRMVSESSRVFDVFINHRGPDVKLTLATQLYNSLKDLHINSFLDSEEKKLGDSFGSTIETAILSAKVHIAIFSPRYAESPWCLDELVLMLQIDAKIIPVFYQVEPWELRRIETGVYADAFMKYEEKGRYLEKLKTWKEALRSISSIAGEEFNSCRDCQFQEIVEAVQKEVQRKTCLYVADYPVGLHKLVEDFERRFHDGLVEDMESKFGLKNVKNKAKMVGIFGMGGVGKTTLAKELCNRKKSDYIKSSFLFNVREADMTGQLPSLQLQLLKDLFDQKDFSFTSLEEGASHLKDCLRRSPLLHFLIVVDDIDLVKQLDDLLVMDIFKKSGNCLIIVTTRAPGVLITAGITDRYCLEGMDRNNGRELFCWHAFDQSYPSIGYEALVEAFVTVCKGLPLSLQVLGRHVRNRSKSYWDSELIKASKMLHRDIKQRLRISFDSLDDEEKQVFMDVACFFVGKPTSVATEILKGSGWNVDNAIETLKDKEMADELSPPHRLWRPQDLRSLELRDFKRLHTITNIRCFQSVFIESTGSQFTFFLGQSNICYEKSASLLWLQLENKSGEQPSIPSWIHLQNLPCLEIKGGRLKKLWKNHRQVF